A stretch of Gemmobacter fulvus DNA encodes these proteins:
- a CDS encoding branched-chain amino acid ABC transporter permease codes for MSKNLSLFAGVAVLFVLTGLFLSWNQSLYILNFALLSAIMALGVNMQWGYAGLFNTGVMGFAALGGLGVVLVSSKPVPEGWAAGGPGVMAGLALGAATIAAAIFLYRRMAKGHARTLALLAVLIVGFFAYRAVFDPASEAIEAFNPSSAGNMGGLGLPVLLSWPVGGLLAAIAAWAIGKTALGLRSDYLAIATLGIAEIVIAVMKNEDWLARGVKMVNLTERAWPVPFEVDLQKNASFLELAANWGFDPVTGSSIAVKLIYMVLILAVLALVIFLSERALNSPWGRMMRAIRDNEVAAMAMGKHVTRRHLQIFILGSAVIGVAGAMMTSMDGILNPGTYNPLRFTFLIWVMVIVGGSGNNWGAVLGGLLIGWLWLIVETLGPVVMGGLTAGMADGALKAHLIDSAQHMRLLTLGVILLLVLRFSPRGLIPEK; via the coding sequence ATGTCGAAGAACCTGTCTCTGTTTGCCGGCGTTGCGGTACTGTTTGTGCTGACCGGGCTGTTTCTCAGCTGGAACCAGTCGCTTTACATCCTCAACTTCGCGCTGCTCTCGGCCATCATGGCGCTGGGGGTGAACATGCAATGGGGCTATGCGGGCCTGTTCAACACCGGCGTCATGGGCTTTGCCGCCCTTGGCGGGCTTGGCGTTGTGCTGGTCTCGTCCAAACCCGTGCCCGAAGGCTGGGCTGCGGGCGGCCCGGGCGTGATGGCCGGGCTGGCGCTCGGCGCGGCGACGATTGCCGCCGCGATCTTCCTTTACCGCCGCATGGCCAAGGGTCACGCCCGCACACTGGCGCTGCTTGCGGTGCTGATCGTCGGCTTCTTTGCCTATCGCGCCGTGTTCGATCCGGCCTCCGAGGCGATCGAAGCGTTCAACCCGTCGTCGGCCGGCAATATGGGCGGGCTTGGCCTGCCGGTGCTGCTATCCTGGCCGGTGGGCGGGCTGCTGGCGGCGATTGCGGCCTGGGCCATCGGTAAGACCGCGCTTGGCCTGCGGTCGGATTACCTGGCCATCGCCACGCTGGGCATTGCCGAGATCGTCATCGCCGTGATGAAAAACGAGGATTGGCTGGCGCGCGGCGTGAAGATGGTCAACCTGACCGAACGCGCCTGGCCGGTGCCCTTCGAGGTCGATCTGCAAAAGAACGCAAGCTTTCTGGAGCTGGCGGCCAATTGGGGCTTTGATCCGGTCACCGGCTCGTCCATCGCGGTCAAGCTGATCTATATGGTGCTGATCCTTGCGGTGCTGGCACTGGTCATCTTTCTGTCGGAACGCGCGCTCAACAGCCCCTGGGGCCGGATGATGCGCGCCATTCGTGACAATGAGGTGGCCGCCATGGCGATGGGCAAACACGTCACCCGCCGCCATTTGCAGATCTTCATCCTCGGCTCGGCGGTGATCGGCGTGGCGGGCGCGATGATGACCTCGATGGATGGCATCCTGAACCCTGGCACCTACAACCCGCTGCGTTTCACCTTTCTGATCTGGGTGATGGTGATCGTCGGCGGATCGGGCAACAACTGGGGTGCGGTTCTGGGCGGGTTGCTGATCGGCTGGCTGTGGCTGATCGTCGAAACGCTCGGCCCGGTGGTGATGGGCGGCTTGACCGCGGGCATGGCCGATGGCGCGTTGAAGGCCCATCTGATCGACAGCGCGCAGCATATGCGCCTGCTGACGCTGGGGGTGATCCTGCTCTTGGTGTTGCGGTTCAGCCCGCGGGGCCTGATCCCCGAGAAGTGA
- a CDS encoding branched-chain amino acid ABC transporter permease has translation MDILNALVAFLNFVFIPGLAYGAQLALGALGVTLIYGILRFSNFAHGDTMAFGTMVTILMTWWFQSMGISFGPLPTALLALPFGIAATSALVLGTDRIVYRFYRKQKAAPTILVIVSLGVMFVMNGIVRLIIGVEDQTFTDGARFLISAGDFKTATGLQEGLAIKTTQAVTVLTAVITVGFLFWFLQKTRTGKSMRAFSDNEDLALLSGINPDRVVAVTWILAAALATIAGVLYGLDKSFKPFVYFQLLLPIFAAAIVGGLGSPLGAIAGGFVIAFSEVMVTYAWKKVALYLLPDSMAPDGLVQLLSTDYKFAVSFAILILVLIFMPTGLFKGKSV, from the coding sequence ATGGATATTCTCAACGCCCTTGTGGCCTTCCTCAACTTCGTGTTCATCCCGGGGCTAGCCTACGGCGCGCAGCTTGCGCTTGGCGCGCTTGGCGTGACGCTGATCTATGGCATCCTGCGCTTTTCCAACTTTGCGCATGGCGACACCATGGCCTTTGGCACCATGGTCACCATTCTGATGACCTGGTGGTTCCAGTCGATGGGGATCAGCTTCGGCCCCCTGCCCACCGCCCTGCTCGCCCTGCCCTTCGGCATTGCCGCCACTTCGGCGCTGGTGCTGGGCACGGACCGGATCGTCTATCGCTTCTACCGCAAACAGAAAGCCGCGCCGACCATTCTGGTGATTGTCTCGCTTGGGGTGATGTTCGTGATGAACGGCATCGTGCGCCTGATCATCGGGGTGGAGGATCAGACCTTCACCGATGGCGCGCGCTTCCTGATTTCGGCCGGCGATTTCAAGACGGCAACCGGCCTGCAAGAGGGCCTGGCGATCAAGACGACACAGGCGGTCACGGTTCTGACCGCCGTCATCACCGTGGGCTTCCTGTTCTGGTTCCTGCAAAAGACCCGCACCGGAAAATCCATGCGCGCCTTTTCGGATAACGAGGATCTGGCGCTGCTGTCGGGCATCAACCCCGACCGGGTTGTGGCCGTCACCTGGATTCTGGCCGCAGCCCTAGCGACCATTGCAGGTGTGCTCTACGGGCTGGACAAAAGCTTCAAACCCTTCGTCTATTTCCAGCTGCTGCTGCCGATCTTTGCGGCGGCCATCGTTGGCGGGCTCGGCTCGCCACTGGGGGCCATTGCGGGCGGGTTTGTCATCGCCTTTTCCGAGGTGATGGTGACCTATGCCTGGAAAAAGGTCGCGCTGTATCTGCTGCCGGACAGCATGGCCCCCGACGGGCTCGTGCAGCTTCTGTCCACCGATTACAAATTCGCGGTGAGCTTTGCGATCCTGATCCTCGTGCTGATCTTCATGCCCACGGGCCTGTTCAAGGGGAAATCGGTCTGA
- a CDS encoding ABC transporter ATP-binding protein has translation MADPFLIGDGMTGGYGAADILHGCTIAVEKGQIAVIVGPNGAGKSTAMKAVFGMLRLRGGHVKLDGEDITALSPQDRVAKGMGFVPQTHNIFTSMTVEENLEMGAFIRNDDFAGTMAQVYDLFPILKQKRHQPAGELSGGQRQQVAVGRALMTQPKVLMLDEPTAGVSPIVMDELFDRIIEIARTGISILMVEQNARQALEIADKGYVLVQGANRFTDTGAALMADPEVRRSFLGG, from the coding sequence ATGGCTGATCCTTTCCTGATCGGAGACGGCATGACCGGCGGATACGGCGCGGCCGACATCCTGCATGGCTGCACCATTGCCGTTGAAAAAGGCCAGATCGCCGTGATCGTCGGACCGAATGGCGCAGGCAAATCCACCGCCATGAAGGCCGTGTTCGGCATGCTGCGCCTGCGCGGCGGCCATGTGAAACTGGATGGCGAGGATATCACGGCCCTGTCACCGCAGGACCGTGTGGCAAAGGGCATGGGCTTTGTGCCGCAGACCCACAACATCTTCACCTCGATGACGGTGGAAGAGAACCTCGAAATGGGCGCCTTCATCCGCAACGATGATTTCGCGGGCACCATGGCGCAGGTCTATGATCTGTTTCCAATCCTGAAACAAAAGCGGCACCAGCCCGCCGGAGAACTGTCGGGCGGGCAACGCCAGCAGGTCGCCGTGGGCCGCGCCCTGATGACGCAGCCCAAGGTTCTGATGCTGGATGAGCCGACGGCGGGCGTCTCGCCCATCGTGATGGACGAATTGTTCGACCGCATCATCGAGATTGCCCGCACCGGGATCTCGATCCTGATGGTGGAGCAGAATGCACGGCAAGCGCTTGAAATCGCGGACAAAGGCTATGTTCTGGTTCAGGGTGCCAATCGTTTCACCGACACCGGAGCGGCCCTGATGGCCGACCCCGAGGTCCGCCGTTCGTTCCTGGGGGGCTGA
- a CDS encoding ABC transporter ATP-binding protein: protein MIVVENLHKHFGGFHAVDGASLEIRTGSITGLIGPNGAGKTTLFNVIAGRLPATSGRVLMDGQEITGLPPHELFHKGLLRTFQIAHEFGSMTVRENLMMVPAAQSGETLWNAWFRRGAVAAEEKRLRDKADEVLAFLTISHLADQKASQISGGQKKLLELGRTMMVDAKIVFLDEVGAGVNRTLLNTIGDAIIRLNQERGYTFCVIEHDMDFIARLCDPVICMAEGKVLAQGTVDEVKNDERVIEAYLGTGLKNKVKEEAAHG from the coding sequence ATGATCGTTGTCGAAAATCTTCACAAACATTTTGGCGGCTTTCATGCCGTCGACGGGGCGTCACTGGAAATCCGCACCGGCTCCATCACCGGGCTGATCGGCCCGAATGGCGCAGGCAAGACCACGTTGTTCAACGTGATTGCCGGCCGCCTGCCCGCCACCTCTGGCCGGGTGCTGATGGACGGGCAGGAGATCACGGGGCTGCCGCCGCACGAGCTGTTCCACAAGGGCCTGCTGCGTACCTTCCAGATCGCGCATGAATTCGGCTCCATGACGGTGCGGGAAAACCTGATGATGGTGCCCGCCGCCCAATCGGGCGAAACCCTGTGGAACGCCTGGTTCCGCCGGGGGGCCGTGGCCGCCGAGGAAAAGCGCCTGCGCGACAAGGCGGATGAGGTTCTGGCCTTTCTGACCATCAGCCATCTGGCCGATCAGAAGGCCAGCCAGATTTCCGGCGGGCAGAAAAAGCTGCTGGAACTGGGCCGCACCATGATGGTGGATGCCAAGATCGTGTTTCTGGACGAGGTGGGCGCCGGCGTGAACCGCACCCTGCTGAACACCATCGGCGATGCCATCATCCGCCTGAACCAGGAGCGCGGCTATACCTTCTGCGTGATCGAACACGACATGGACTTCATCGCGCGCCTCTGTGATCCGGTCATCTGCATGGCCGAAGGCAAGGTGCTGGCGCAAGGGACGGTTGACGAAGTGAAAAATGACGAACGGGTGATCGAGGCCTATCTCGGCACCGGGCTCAAGAACAAGGTCAAGGAGGAAGCCGCCCATGGCTGA
- a CDS encoding ABC transporter substrate-binding protein yields the protein MKKLLLATTATALLAGAASAEDVKIGILLGFTGPLESITPHMAASAEMAMKEVTDSGKFMGGSTVTSVRGDSTCVDAAAAQAAAERLVTSDKVAAIMGADCSGVTGAVLQNVARPNGVAMVSPSATSPALSSAEDDGLFFRTAPSDARQGVVMADILTDRGVKSVAITYTNNDYGKGVAESFAAAFKEKGGEVTISAAHEDGKADYSAEVAALAAAGGEVLVVAGYVDQGGKGVIQGSLDSGAFSTFYLPDGMYGDSLIAAIGDGLNGSYGDVPGTDSTGADTFKTMATAAGFDGTSSFTPESYDAAALILLAMAAANSTKAADWTAKVNDLANAPGEKIQPGELGKALELIAAGTDIDYVGASAVELIGPGESAGSYREYTVKDGAFVTDRFR from the coding sequence ATGAAAAAACTGCTGCTCGCCACCACGGCAACCGCACTTCTTGCTGGTGCAGCTTCGGCCGAAGACGTGAAAATCGGCATCCTGCTTGGGTTTACCGGCCCGCTTGAATCGATCACGCCGCATATGGCAGCCTCGGCTGAAATGGCCATGAAGGAAGTCACCGACAGTGGCAAGTTCATGGGCGGCTCCACCGTCACCTCCGTGCGCGGTGACAGCACCTGTGTCGATGCCGCCGCTGCTCAGGCCGCAGCAGAACGTCTGGTCACCTCTGACAAGGTTGCCGCGATCATGGGCGCCGATTGTTCGGGCGTGACCGGGGCCGTGTTGCAGAACGTCGCACGCCCGAATGGCGTGGCGATGGTGTCGCCTTCGGCCACCTCGCCCGCGCTGTCGAGCGCCGAAGATGACGGCCTATTCTTCCGCACCGCACCGTCGGATGCGCGTCAGGGCGTGGTCATGGCCGATATCCTCACCGACCGTGGCGTGAAATCGGTGGCGATCACCTATACCAACAACGATTACGGCAAGGGCGTGGCCGAAAGCTTTGCCGCTGCCTTCAAGGAAAAGGGTGGCGAGGTCACGATCTCGGCGGCGCATGAGGATGGCAAGGCCGATTATTCTGCCGAAGTCGCAGCACTTGCCGCTGCGGGCGGTGAAGTTCTGGTCGTGGCAGGTTATGTCGATCAGGGCGGCAAGGGCGTGATTCAAGGCTCGCTCGACAGTGGCGCCTTCTCGACCTTCTATCTGCCCGACGGCATGTATGGCGACAGCCTGATCGCCGCCATCGGCGATGGCCTGAACGGCTCCTATGGCGACGTGCCCGGCACGGATTCGACCGGCGCGGACACCTTCAAGACCATGGCAACCGCTGCGGGCTTTGATGGCACCTCGTCCTTCACCCCGGAAAGCTATGACGCCGCAGCCCTGATCCTGCTGGCCATGGCCGCTGCCAATTCGACCAAGGCCGCCGACTGGACCGCCAAGGTCAATGATCTGGCCAATGCGCCGGGCGAAAAGATCCAGCCCGGCGAGTTGGGCAAGGCACTGGAGCTGATCGCGGCGGGCACCGATATCGACTATGTCGGGGCCTCGGCGGTGGAACTGATCGGGCCGGGTGAATCCGCAGGCAGCTACCGCGAATATACCGTCAAGGACGGCGCGTTCGTCACCGATCGTTTCCGTTGA
- a CDS encoding PQQ-dependent sugar dehydrogenase translates to MRTLVATLGMAALTSVQAAASEVETSAGPMQITAMAEGLEEPWGLAFLPDGGFLVTERDGRLRRYPGGDSLTGLPEVFAKGQGGLLDVLVPRDFTSSGTVFLTYAMPVAGGAVTAVGKGQLTDDGLTGFAPIWQAPDPMRGGRHFGARLVEAADGTLYLATGERGTGPDGLQAQDPQRGEGKVIALLRDGEPAITQNGWLPGVISLGHRNPQGAALDGEGQLWLVEHGAQGGDELNRITPGANYGWPVIAFGENYGGGQIGEGTEKVGMAQPVSYWDPSIAPSGLMIHSGAGVAEWSGDFFTGSLKFDYLSRLDPEAGFAEERISAPETGRVRDVRQAPDGSIWFLSVSNGAVYRMAPRS, encoded by the coding sequence ATGCGCACACTGGTTGCAACCCTCGGCATGGCGGCGCTGACATCCGTCCAAGCTGCGGCCTCCGAGGTCGAGACCTCGGCAGGCCCGATGCAGATCACTGCCATGGCCGAAGGGCTGGAGGAACCTTGGGGCCTCGCCTTTCTGCCCGATGGCGGGTTTCTGGTCACCGAACGCGACGGCAGGTTGCGCCGCTATCCCGGCGGCGACAGCCTGACCGGCCTGCCCGAGGTCTTCGCCAAGGGGCAGGGCGGTCTGCTCGATGTTCTGGTCCCCCGCGATTTCACCAGCAGCGGCACGGTGTTCCTGACCTATGCCATGCCGGTCGCGGGCGGTGCGGTGACGGCGGTCGGCAAGGGGCAGCTGACGGACGACGGGCTCACCGGCTTTGCCCCGATCTGGCAAGCACCGGATCCGATGCGGGGCGGCCGCCATTTCGGCGCGCGTCTGGTCGAGGCTGCGGATGGCACGCTCTATCTGGCCACTGGCGAGCGCGGCACCGGCCCGGACGGCCTGCAGGCGCAGGATCCGCAGCGCGGCGAAGGCAAGGTGATCGCGCTGCTGCGCGATGGCGAACCGGCCATAACGCAGAACGGCTGGCTGCCCGGCGTCATCAGCCTCGGCCACCGCAATCCGCAAGGCGCGGCCCTTGATGGCGAGGGCCAACTCTGGCTGGTGGAACACGGGGCGCAGGGCGGCGACGAACTGAACCGCATCACGCCCGGCGCCAATTACGGCTGGCCGGTGATTGCCTTTGGCGAAAACTACGGCGGCGGCCAGATCGGTGAAGGCACCGAAAAAGTCGGCATGGCACAACCCGTCTCCTATTGGGATCCCTCCATCGCCCCCTCGGGCCTGATGATCCATTCCGGCGCGGGCGTGGCAGAATGGTCGGGCGATTTCTTCACCGGCAGCCTGAAATTCGACTATCTCTCACGTCTCGATCCCGAGGCAGGCTTTGCCGAAGAACGGATCAGCGCACCCGAAACCGGACGGGTGCGTGATGTGCGCCAAGCCCCCGATGGCAGCATCTGGTTTCTGTCGGTCAGCAACGGTGCCGTCTACCGCATGGCCCCGCGCTCCTGA
- a CDS encoding GlxA family transcriptional regulator, with the protein MSSLPRKATQVTKDASPRRFVFLLLDRFTMLSFAGAIEPLRIANRVAGREIYRWRLAGEGGEMATCSNGAAFKLDMGLEEIDREDTLLVCGGIDVQKSTTRAITAWLRREARRGVAIGGLCTGAYALAKAGLLEGRKATIHWENQDGFLEEFEEVKLTKSVFVIDGNRLSTAGGTASIDLMLKLIASDHGEDIANTVADQLIYNAIRTDQDTQRLSIPTRIGVRHPKLSQVIQMMEGNIEDPMSPADLAEEVGMSTRQLERLFRRYLNRSPKRYYMELRLQKARNLLMQTDMSVINVALACGFASPSHFSKCYRSHYNTTPYRERGTQGAIPGVGVRLSI; encoded by the coding sequence ATGTCCAGCCTTCCCCGCAAAGCCACGCAAGTGACCAAAGACGCCAGCCCGCGGCGCTTTGTCTTTCTGCTGCTGGACCGCTTCACCATGTTGTCTTTCGCCGGAGCGATCGAGCCGTTGCGCATTGCCAACCGGGTGGCCGGGCGCGAGATCTATCGCTGGCGGCTGGCGGGCGAAGGCGGCGAGATGGCCACCTGTTCCAACGGCGCTGCGTTCAAGCTGGACATGGGCCTGGAGGAGATCGACCGCGAGGATACGCTGCTGGTCTGCGGTGGCATCGACGTGCAGAAAAGCACCACCCGTGCCATCACCGCCTGGCTGCGCCGCGAGGCGCGGCGCGGCGTCGCCATTGGCGGCCTGTGCACCGGGGCCTATGCGCTGGCCAAGGCCGGGTTGCTGGAGGGGCGCAAGGCCACCATCCACTGGGAAAACCAGGACGGGTTTCTGGAGGAGTTCGAGGAGGTCAAGCTGACCAAATCGGTGTTTGTGATCGACGGCAACCGCCTGTCGACCGCCGGCGGCACGGCCTCGATTGACCTGATGCTGAAGCTCATCGCCTCGGATCATGGTGAGGATATTGCCAATACCGTGGCCGATCAGCTGATCTATAACGCGATCCGCACCGATCAGGACACCCAGCGCCTGTCGATCCCGACCCGGATCGGCGTGCGCCACCCCAAGCTGAGCCAGGTGATCCAGATGATGGAGGGCAATATCGAAGATCCGATGTCGCCCGCCGATCTGGCCGAAGAGGTCGGCATGTCGACCCGACAGTTGGAGCGGCTGTTCCGCCGCTATCTGAACCGCAGCCCCAAGCGCTATTATATGGAATTGCGGTTGCAGAAGGCCCGCAATCTGTTGATGCAGACGGATATGAGCGTCATCAACGTGGCGCTGGCCTGTGGCTTTGCCTCGCCATCGCATTTTTCGAAATGTTACCGGTCGCATTACAATACCACGCCCTATCGGGAGCGCGGCACGCAGGGGGCGATTCCGGGCGTTGGGGTTCGGTTGTCGATCTGA
- a CDS encoding class II 3-deoxy-7-phosphoheptulonate synthase, which yields MTKGWQKSDWRAKPRVQMPDYPDHAALGAVEAQLAKYPPLVFAGEARRLKKQLALAAEGKAFLLQGGDCAESFAEFSADNIRDTFRVMLQMAVVLTYGAKVPVIKVGRMAGQFAKPRSAGTEVIGGVELPSYRGDIINGFDFTADARVPDPARMLQAYTQAAASLNLLRAFSTGGFADIHRVHSWTLGFAEHDKAERYRELSNRISDALDFMSAAGVDGDTAHQLSTVDFYTSHEALLLEYEEALCRVDSITGQNVAGSGHMIWIGDRTRQPDGAHVEFCRGVLNPIGLKCGPSTTAEDLKVLMAKLNPTNEAGRLTLIARFGAGKVGDNLPRLIKAVQEEGANVVWSCDPMHGNTIKAASGYKTRPFESVLREVREFFAIHKAEGTVPGGVHFEMTGQDVTECTGGLRAVTDENLSDRYHTACDPRLNASQSLELAFLVAEELSAQREAHRRIAM from the coding sequence ATGACGAAGGGTTGGCAGAAATCGGATTGGCGCGCCAAACCGCGGGTGCAGATGCCGGACTATCCGGATCACGCGGCACTGGGCGCGGTCGAGGCGCAGCTTGCCAAATATCCGCCCCTCGTCTTTGCGGGCGAGGCGCGGCGGCTGAAGAAACAGCTGGCTCTGGCGGCAGAGGGCAAGGCCTTCCTGTTGCAGGGCGGCGATTGCGCCGAAAGCTTTGCGGAATTCAGCGCCGACAACATCCGCGATACATTCCGCGTGATGCTGCAAATGGCGGTGGTGCTGACCTATGGCGCCAAGGTGCCGGTGATCAAGGTCGGTCGCATGGCCGGGCAATTCGCCAAACCGCGCTCGGCAGGCACCGAAGTGATCGGCGGGGTGGAACTGCCCAGCTACCGCGGCGACATCATCAACGGCTTCGATTTCACCGCCGATGCCCGGGTGCCCGATCCCGCCCGCATGTTGCAGGCCTATACCCAGGCGGCAGCCAGCCTGAACCTGCTGCGCGCCTTCTCGACCGGCGGCTTTGCCGATATTCACCGGGTCCACAGCTGGACGCTGGGCTTTGCCGAACATGACAAGGCCGAACGCTACCGCGAATTGTCCAACCGCATCTCCGACGCGCTCGATTTCATGTCGGCCGCCGGTGTGGATGGCGATACCGCGCATCAGCTTTCGACCGTGGATTTCTACACCAGCCACGAGGCCCTGCTGCTGGAATACGAAGAGGCGCTGTGCCGCGTCGACAGCATCACCGGCCAGAATGTCGCCGGGTCGGGTCATATGATCTGGATCGGCGACCGCACGCGCCAGCCCGATGGCGCGCATGTGGAATTCTGCCGCGGCGTGCTGAACCCGATCGGCCTGAAATGCGGCCCCTCGACCACAGCCGAGGATCTCAAGGTGCTGATGGCGAAGCTGAACCCGACGAACGAGGCCGGGCGGCTCACCCTGATCGCACGCTTCGGCGCGGGCAAGGTGGGCGACAACCTGCCGCGCCTGATCAAGGCGGTGCAGGAAGAGGGCGCCAATGTCGTCTGGTCCTGCGATCCGATGCACGGCAATACGATCAAGGCAGCCTCGGGCTACAAGACCCGGCCGTTTGAATCGGTGCTGCGCGAAGTGCGCGAGTTCTTTGCGATCCACAAGGCCGAAGGCACCGTGCCGGGCGGCGTGCATTTCGAGATGACCGGGCAGGACGTGACCGAATGCACCGGCGGCCTGCGCGCCGTGACGGATGAAAACCTGTCCGACCGTTATCACACCGCCTGCGATCCGCGCCTGAACGCCTCGCAATCGCTCGAACTGGCCTTCCTCGTGGCAGAAGAACTCTCGGCGCAACGCGAAGCCCATCGCCGCATCGCGATGTGA